One genomic segment of Musa acuminata AAA Group cultivar baxijiao chromosome BXJ3-3, Cavendish_Baxijiao_AAA, whole genome shotgun sequence includes these proteins:
- the LOC135633936 gene encoding triose phosphate/phosphate translocator, chloroplastic isoform X1, whose product MATTGAISSAGSGIAGMLRLPRKATRDPAFAAHATARPAGSVTDGGNLIWGRQLRPALLHLDKSSPPTRRVLLRPVAAAASSSPAEGGDSVGETKVGFAAKYPALVTGFFFFMWYFLNVIFNIINKKLYNYFPYPYFVSVIHLFVGVVYCLVSWTVGLPKRAPIDSNLLKLLIPVAVCHAIGHVTSNVSFAAVAVSFTHTIKALEPFFNAAASQFILGQQIPLTLWLSLAPVVLGVSMASLTELSFNWTGFISAMISNVSFTYRSIYSKKAMTDMDSTNVYAYISIIALFVCIPPAILVEGPQLMQYGFKDAIAKVGLTKFISDLFWVGMFYHLYNQLATNTLERVAPLTHAVGNVLKRVFVIGFSIIVFGNKISTQTGIGTCIAIAGVAIYSYIKAKMEEEKRQMKAA is encoded by the exons ATGGCGACGACGGGGGCCATCTCGAGTGCCGGCAGCGGAATCGCCGGCATGCTCCGCCTCCCGAGGAAGGCGACGAGGGACCCGGCCTTCGCCGCGCACGCCACCGCCCGCCCTGCCGGTTCCGTCACCGACGGCGGGAACCTCATCTGGGGCCGCCAGCTCCGTCCGGCGCTGCTCCACCTCGACAAGTCATCCCCGCCGACGAGGCGGGTGCTGCTCCGCCCGGTGGCCGCCGCCGCGTCCTCCTCGCCGGCCGAAGGTGGCGATTCCGTCGG GGAAACAAAGGTGGGCTTCGCCGCCAAGTACCCCGCTCTGGTcaccggcttcttcttcttcatgtg GTATTTTTTGAATGTGATATTTAACATCATCAACAAGAAGCTCTACAATTATTTCCCCTACCCTTA CTTCGTGTCGGTGATACACTTGTTCGTGGGCGTGGTGTATTGTTTAGTGAGCTGGACCGTCGGTCTTCCCAAGCGTGCT CCGATCGACTCAAATCTCTTGAAGCTGCTCATCCCTGTTGCCGTCTGCCATGCCATCGGCCATGTTACTAGCAATGTTTCATTTGCTGCTGTTGCAGTCTCATTTACTCACACAATCAAGG CACTGGAACCCTTCTTCAATGCAGCAGCTTCTCAGTTCATCCTTGGACAACAGATACCTTTGACGTTGTGGTTATCTTTGGCCCCAGTTGTACTTG GTGTCTCAATGGCATCCCTTACGGAACTATCATTCAATTGGACTGGCTTCATTAGTGCCATGATCTCAAACGTCTCCTTCACTTACAGGAGCATCTATTCCAAGAAAGCTATG ACTGACATGGACAGCACAaatgtatatgcatacatatcGATCATTGCGCTTTTTGTTTGTATCCCGCCTGCAATTCTG GTTGAGGGACCTCAACTGATGCAGTATGGCTTTAAGGATGCAATTGCCAAAGTAGGTTTAACAAAGTTCATCTCCGATCTGTTCTGGGTGGGAATGTTTTATCACCTATACAACCAG TTGGCAACCAACACCTTGGAACGAGTGGCTCCTCTCACGCACGCGGTTGGAAATGTTCTGAAGCGTGTGTTCGTGATTGGTTTCTCAATCATAGTATTTG GAAACAAGATTTCAACGCAGACGGGCATTGGGACTTGTATTGCAATTGCAGGAGTTGCCATCTACTCCTACATTAAGGCAAAGATGGAAGAGGAGAAAAGA CAAATGAAAGCTGCATGA
- the LOC103977048 gene encoding uncharacterized protein At4g28440: MATTAQQHGHEGSKPAMRKPVFTKVDQLKPGTSGHTLVVKVVSSNTVLQKGHAASAHLRHTRIAECLLGDDTASIVFTARNEQVDLLRSGATVILRNAKIDMFRGCMRLAVDKWGRVEVTEPADFAVNEENNLSTVEYELVNVGPE; the protein is encoded by the exons CGACGACGGCGCAGCAGCACGGCCACGAAGGGTCCAAGCCGGCCATGAGGAAGCCGGTGTTCACCAAGGTGGACCAGTTGAAGCCAGGGACCAGCGGCCACACTCTCGTCGTCAAGGTGGTCAGCTCCAACACGGTGCTCCAAAAGGGCCACGCCGCCTCTGCCCACCTCCGCCATACTCGTATCGCCGAGTGCCTCCTCGGCGACGACACCGCCTCCATCGTCTTCACCGCGCGCAACGAACAAG TTGACTTGTTGAGATCTGGTGCTACTGTCATACTGCGCAATGCAAAGATCGACATGTTCAGGGGTTGCATGAGGCTGGCTGTTGATAAGTGGGGCCGAGTTGAGGTTACTGAACCTGCTGATTTTGCAGTGAATGAGGAGAACAATTTATCGACGGTGGAGTATGAGCTGGTGAATGTCGGCCCAGAATGA
- the LOC135633936 gene encoding triose phosphate/phosphate translocator, chloroplastic isoform X2: MWYFLNVIFNIINKKLYNYFPYPYFVSVIHLFVGVVYCLVSWTVGLPKRAPIDSNLLKLLIPVAVCHAIGHVTSNVSFAAVAVSFTHTIKALEPFFNAAASQFILGQQIPLTLWLSLAPVVLGVSMASLTELSFNWTGFISAMISNVSFTYRSIYSKKAMTDMDSTNVYAYISIIALFVCIPPAILVEGPQLMQYGFKDAIAKVGLTKFISDLFWVGMFYHLYNQLATNTLERVAPLTHAVGNVLKRVFVIGFSIIVFGNKISTQTGIGTCIAIAGVAIYSYIKAKMEEEKRQMKAA; the protein is encoded by the exons atgtg GTATTTTTTGAATGTGATATTTAACATCATCAACAAGAAGCTCTACAATTATTTCCCCTACCCTTA CTTCGTGTCGGTGATACACTTGTTCGTGGGCGTGGTGTATTGTTTAGTGAGCTGGACCGTCGGTCTTCCCAAGCGTGCT CCGATCGACTCAAATCTCTTGAAGCTGCTCATCCCTGTTGCCGTCTGCCATGCCATCGGCCATGTTACTAGCAATGTTTCATTTGCTGCTGTTGCAGTCTCATTTACTCACACAATCAAGG CACTGGAACCCTTCTTCAATGCAGCAGCTTCTCAGTTCATCCTTGGACAACAGATACCTTTGACGTTGTGGTTATCTTTGGCCCCAGTTGTACTTG GTGTCTCAATGGCATCCCTTACGGAACTATCATTCAATTGGACTGGCTTCATTAGTGCCATGATCTCAAACGTCTCCTTCACTTACAGGAGCATCTATTCCAAGAAAGCTATG ACTGACATGGACAGCACAaatgtatatgcatacatatcGATCATTGCGCTTTTTGTTTGTATCCCGCCTGCAATTCTG GTTGAGGGACCTCAACTGATGCAGTATGGCTTTAAGGATGCAATTGCCAAAGTAGGTTTAACAAAGTTCATCTCCGATCTGTTCTGGGTGGGAATGTTTTATCACCTATACAACCAG TTGGCAACCAACACCTTGGAACGAGTGGCTCCTCTCACGCACGCGGTTGGAAATGTTCTGAAGCGTGTGTTCGTGATTGGTTTCTCAATCATAGTATTTG GAAACAAGATTTCAACGCAGACGGGCATTGGGACTTGTATTGCAATTGCAGGAGTTGCCATCTACTCCTACATTAAGGCAAAGATGGAAGAGGAGAAAAGA CAAATGAAAGCTGCATGA